The segment TGCCGCCCCAGGTGGCGTGATGTTCGACACCCCGCAACAGATCCAGGCCCAGGCCGCGCGCATCCAAGCGCAAGCGGTTGCCAGCCAGATCATGCCGCTGGGCAACATCACCCAGATGACCACCGAAGAGCGCAAGCTGGTAGGCGACTGGATCGCCAAGGGCGCGCCTGTCAACTGACCGCAATTGGCTACACCGCATAACGTCGTACGCAAGCATCGAGCGCAGGCGCTGGCCCAGGCTTAAAGCAACGCGATCTTCAAGTCGAAGATCGCCGCTTGAACCTTGGGCTCGCCCGCCGCTTGGATCCGAGAATAAAAACAAAACTCGAGGTGCTGCATGTCCGAGTCATCCAAGGCGTCTATCCCGGTAGCGCCGCCGCGACAGCCCCTGCCCCTGTTCCAGCTCTTTCTGGTTGGCCTGCAACATGTGCTTCTGATGTACGGTGGCGCCATCGCGGTACCGCTGATCATCGGCCAGGCCGCAGGCCTGTCCCGCGAAGAAGTCGCCTTTCTGATCAACGCCGACCTGCTGGTCGCTGGGGTCGCCACCCTGGTGCAATCGCTGGGCATCGGCCCGGTGGGCATTCGCATGCCCGTGATGATGGGGGCCAGTTTTGCCGCCGTTGGCAGCATGGTGGCCATGGCCGGCATGCCCGGCGTGGGCCTGCAGGGTATCTTCGGGGCCACCATTGCCGCAGGCTTCTTCGGCATGCTGGTCGCGCCCTTCATGTCCAAGGTGGTGAGGTTTTTCCCGCCGCTGGTGACCGGCACGGTGATCACGTCCATCGGCCTGTCGCTGTTTCCCGTGGCGGTGAACTGGGCCGGAGGCGGCCAGCAAGCGACCACCTTCGGCTCACCGATCTACCTGCTGGTCGCCGGCCTGGTGCTGGCAGTGATTCTGTTGATCAACCGTTTCATGCGGGGCTTCTGGGTCAACGTGTCGGTGCTGGTGGGGATGGGCCTGGGTTACCTGCTGGCGGGATCGATCGGCATGGTCGACCTCTCGGGCCTGGGGGCCACGCCCTGGTTGCAGGTGGTCACCCCGCTGCACTTTGGCATGCCCACCTTCAGCCTGGCCCCGATCCTGTCGATGTGCCTGGTGGTGGTGATCATCTTCGTCGAGTCCACCGGCATGTTCCTGGCCTTGGGCAAGGTCACCGACCGCGAAGTCACCCCAGGCATGCTGCGCCGCGGGCTGCTGTGCGACGCTGGCGCTTCCTTCATCGCAGGTTTTTTCAACACCTTCACCCATTCCTCGTTCGCCCAGAACATCGGCCTGGTGCAGATGACCGGCGTACGCTGCCGTTTCGTCACGGTGGTGGCCGGCGGCTTGCTGGTGGTGCTCAGCTTGCTCCCCAAGGCGGCCTACCTGATCGCCTCGATTCCGCCAGCGGTGCTCGGCGGCGCGTCCATTGCCATGTTCGGCATGGTCACTGCCACTGGCATCAAGATCCTCCAGGAAGCGGACATCGGGGATCGGCGCAACCAGTTGCTGGTGGCGGTCAGCGTCGGTTTCGGCCTGATCCCGGTGGTACGGCCGGAATTCTTCGCTCAGATGCCCCAGTGGATGGAGCCCATCACCCATAGCGGCATCGCCATGGCCACGGTCAGTGCACTGGTGCTCAACGTGCTGTTCAACATTCTCGGCGGCGCGGACCGCGCGGCGCACAACGCGCCCTGCCACCCCCACTGAGCCAACGGGCGGCGCCCTGCCCGCCCGTGCTTTACGCCTGAATCACTGCTGTGCCGTCGGCCCACCCCGCGTGGGCCGCCCGGGGCGCGCACGCGCCTGACAACCCACAAGAACAACATCCGGGAGCTGTCACATGAACCACATCCCCACAGCCTTGTTGCTGGGCACCAGCCTGCTGGCCAGCGTACCGAGCCAGGCCGGCCAATGGCTGCAATGGCACGGCGAGAGCCTGACCTACCTGTACGGCAAGGATTTCAAGATCAACCCTGGCATCCAGCAGACGCTCACGTTCGAGCACGCCAACAAGTGGAAATACGGCGACACCTTCCTGTTCGTCGACAAGATTTTCTACAACGGCAAGGCCGACCCCGGCAAAGGGGTGACCACCTACTACGGCGAGTTCAGCCCTCGTTTCTCGCTGGGCAAGATCCTCGACCGCAAGCTCGCGTTCGGCCCGGTCAAGGACGTGCTGCTGGCCATGACCTACGAGCGTGGCGAAGGTGACAATCAAGCCTACCTGATCGGCCCAGGCTTTGACCTCGACGTGCCAGGCTTCAACTATTTCGTGCTCAATTTCTACGTGCGCAATACCGAAGGCAGCCGCCCCGGCGACAACGTATGGCAGATCACACCCGCCTGGTCCTACACGGTGCCACTGGGCAAGTCCGACATTCTGATAGACGGCTATATGGACTGGGTGACTGACAACGACCAGAACCGACGGGGCACCTACCACGCCAACCTGCACTTCAACCCGCAGGTGAAATACGACCTGGGCAAGGCGCTGAGCCTGGGCAACAAGCAGCTGTACGTGGGCTTGGAGTACAGCTACTGGAAGGACAAATACGGCATCGACAGCCGGGGCGCCCTGGACAGCAATCAGAGCGTGGCCAGTGCCTTGATCAAGGTACACTTCTGACAACCTGACCACATGCACAGGTTTGCTCCACCATGCTCCACGACGGAGCACTTGAGGCCAGGCGCGCAAGCCAGTAATCTGCGCGCCCCCTCGATCAGGGCAGAACGGATTCTGCCTGCGTTTACTGACCGCTCAGTCAATGAATTCGGGCGGTTGGCCAACGTGTTGCCAGCCTGAAAGACCCTTTTCATCCGTTCAGAACGACGTCGAGCAGGACGGTTTCGCCAACCGGGAGAAAGTTGGCTCAACCCTTGCCAGACAGCTGTGGCCCATCGAAAAAAGCTGACTAAAAAGACAGAAAAAGCGCCAACACCGAGCGCTGACAACAGATCAACCAAGGGAGCGACATCCGCAATGCGTACCATCAACAGCCTGATCCTCGCCGGCGGCCTGCTGGCCTGTGGCACCACCTTCGCCGGCGATCTGCTGCAGTGGCAGAGCAACAGCCTGACCTACCTGTGGGGCAAGAACTTCAAGGTCAACCCGTCGACCCAACAGACCCTGACCTTCGAGCACGCCGACGGCTGGAAGTACGGCGATAACTTCCTGTTCGTCGACAAGATCTTCTACCAAGGCCAGAAGGACGCCGGCAACGGTCCCAACACCTACTACGGCGAAATCAGCCCGCGCCTGTCTTTCAACAAGATCTTCGACCAGAAGCTGTCCTTCGGCCCGGTCAAGGACGTGCTGCTGGCCATGACCTATGAGTTTGGCGAGGGCGACACGGAAGCCTACCTGATCGGCCCCGGCTTCGACCTGGACATCCCAGGCTTTGACTACTTCCAGCTGAACTTCTACCAGCGCACCACCGATGGCAGCCGCCCTGGCGACAATGTCTGGCAGATCACCCCGGTGTGGGCCTACACCATCCCGGTCGGCTCCTCCGACGTGTTGATCGATGGCTTCATGGACTGGGTGGTGGACAACGATGAAAACCGCCGTGGCACCTACCACGCCAACCTGCACTTCAACCCGCAGATCAAGTATGACCTGGGCAAAGCCATGCACCTGGGCGAGAAGCAGCTGTACGTGGGTGTTGAGTACGACTATTGGAAGAACAAGTACGGCATCAAGGACTCCGGCGCCTTCACCACCGACCAGAACACCATGAGCTTCCTGGTCAAGGTGCTGTTCTGATCACGGCATGATCGCGGGGCCGCGAGCCGGCCCCTTTGCCGAGGCGTCGTCGCTCAACCGGTCGCGCGTGCGCGAACCCAAGAGAATCCGCCGACTACCAGTGCCGTCAGGCCTCCGGCGACAGCCCCGACAACCCCGAACACGACGTGCTTGGCAACCGCTTCCCAGCTTCCGCTGTGCGCAACCCAGCCTTCGATGACATGCTCCAGGGGTGCAATGCCTTCGGCAATGAATGTCCCGCCGACCAAGAACATCGCGACCGTTCCGATCCAGGACAGCGCCTTCATCAGGAAAGGCGCGGCCGACACCAGCACTTCACCCAACTTTCTGACCGCACGGCCCCACATACCCTGGGCCTTGGATTTCGCCAAGGCGAAGCCTGCGTCGTCCAGCCGCACAATGCCAGCGACCAGCCCATAGACGCCCATCGTCATGACCAGGGCGATCAGAACCAAGGTCAGGATCTGCTGGTACAGCGCAGCCTCAGCCACCACGTTGAGGGTGATGACGATGATCTCCGCGCTCAAAATGAAGTCGGTCTTGATCGCCCCTTTGATCTTGCGTTGCTCATACGCGGCCAGTTCCTCGGGGGTTTTGGGAAGCGCCTTTTTTCCTTGCGCCTTGGCGCCATGCTCGCTGCGAGAAAACTTGTCCTTGATCGCCTCGAAGCCCTCGTAGCACAGATACAGGCCGCCGGCCATGAGCAGCCATTTGACCGCTGCCGGCAGCACTGCACTGAGGATCAGGGCGCAGGGCACCAGGATGGCCTTGTTCTTTAGAGAGCCCTTGAATACCGCCCATACCACCGGCAGTTCGCGATCGGCCTTCATGCCCGTCACTTGCTCGGCGTTAACGGCCAAGTCATCGCTCAGCACGCTGGCCGACTTCTTGGCCGCGACCTTGGTCATCAACGAGATGTCATCCAACAGGGCCGCGATGTCATCCAACAACGCAAAAAAACTGCTGCCAGCCATTCCATTCACCCTTAGTAGACGCTTGCGATTTCATCATCCTGAAACGCCTGAATAGCCAGACGTGCTCCCAGGGCAATCACGATGGCATACAGACCGGCCGGTGGCTGAACAGTTCTGCCGGGCGTGTGTGCGGTGGCCTGCGGCAGCAGAGGAGGTTCAGGGCAGCGTCAGGCACGGGGCAGCGCGCATGACGATTCGTTCATGGACGCAAACGAACAGCCGTGGCCAAGCGCCTGTCTCTATCTCATCGATCACGTCCTTTCATTCGCACTAGGAGTATTCATGGCAAAGCTCAACATGGCCCAGCAGTTGGCCTCGACCCTCGAACAGGCCGGTATCAAACGGATCTGGGGCCTGACCGGCGACAGCCTCAATGGCCTGACCGACGCCCTGCGCAGCATGGACAGCATCGAATGGATGCACGTGCGCCATGAGGAAGTCGCCGCCTTCGCCGCCGGTGCCGAGGCGGCGGTCACCGGTGAGTTGACGGTGTGCGCTGGCAGTTGCGGGCCGGGCAACCTGCACTTGATCAATGGCCTGTTCGACTGCCATCGCAACCGGGTGCCCGTGCTGGCCATCGCCGCGCAGATCCCCTCCTCGGAGATTGGCCTGAACTACTTCCAGGAAACCCATCCGCAAGAACTGTTCAAGGAATGCAGCCATTTCATCGAACTGGTCAGCAACCCTGCGCAGATGCCGCAGGTGCTGCACCGGGCCATGCGCTCGGCCATCCTCAATCGCGGTGTGGCGGTGGTGGTGATTCCCGGGGACGTATCGCTGCTAGAGGTCGAGCAGAAACCGGCGGCCTGGCCTTCCCTGCAGCAGCCACGCATCCTGCCTACGGAAGTCGATCTGCAGCGCCTGACCGAGTTGTTGCAGGACAGCCACAAGGTGACCCTGCTGTGCGGCAGCGGCTGCGCCGGTGCGCATGACCAAGTCGTGGCCCTGGCCGATGCACTCGGCGCACCGGTGGTCCATGCGTTGCGCGGCAAGGAGCATGTGGAATGGGACAACCCCTTCGATGTCGGCATGACGGGCTTGATCGGCTTCAGTTCCGGTTACCACGCGATGCTCGGCTGCGACACGCTGGTGATGCTGGGCACCGACTTCCCCTACCGGCAGTTTTTCCCAAACGACGCCAAGATCGTGCAGGTCGACCGTGATCCGCAAGCGCTGGGACGACGCGCCACGTTATCGCTGGGCATCGCTGCCGATGTCGGCGAAACCCTCAACGCCTTGCTGCCACGCCTGACGCGCAAGACCGATCGGCGCTTCCTGGATGATGCACTCAACGCCTACAGCAAGGCGCGGCAGGGGCTGGACGATCTGGCGGTACCCTCCAAGGGTGACCGGCCGATTCACCCACAATACGTCACGCGCCTGCTCAGCGAACTGGCCAGCGAAGACGCGATCTTCACCGCCGACGTCGGTTCGCCCACGGTCTGGGCGGCGCGTTACCTGAAGATGAATGGCCAGCGTCGCCTGGTCGGCTCGTTCAACCACGGCTCGATGGCCAACGCCATGCCACAGGCCATGGGCGCACAGGCGGCCTTCCCGGGGCGCCAGGTGATCTCGATGAGTGGCGACGGTGGGTTCAGCATGCTGATGGGTGACTTCATCTCGCTCGCCCAGCTCAAGCTGCCCGTGAAGGTGGTGGTGTTCAATAACGCGTCACTGGGCTTCGTCGCCATGGAAATGAAGGCTGCCGGTTACCTGGATACCGGCACCGACCTGCACAACCCCGACTTCGCCGCCATGTCCAATGCCATGGGCATTCTGGGCATTCGCGTCGAGCGCTCCGAAGACCTGGAGCAGGCCCTGCGCCGTGCTCTGGACCACGACGGCCCCGTACTGGTCGATGTGGTCACCGCCACGCAAGAGCTGGTCATGCCGCCGGCGATCAAGCTGGAGCAGGCCAAGGGCTTTAGCCTGTACATGCTCAAGGCAGTGATGAGCGGGCGCGGCGACGAAGTGCTGGACCTGGCGAAGACCAACCTGCTGCGCTAGCGCCCACGCGCGCGACTGGATGCAAAGGCCCTGCCCAAAGCCGCTGCCTTGAGCCGCCCTTGGGCACGGTGCTACCATGCCGGCTGCCTCCTAGGCTCTGTGTGAAAAGTCTTGAGACGAAGGTCAGGCAAGGCGAAAACAGCCGAGGAAGCGGAGTTTACGGGTTGTAAATGAGCATTCCGAGGCTGTTTTCAACGCAGCATCACCGAGTATCAAGGCTTTTCACACAGAGCCTAGAGGTGGCCTGACACGAGGAAAATCCCTGACCATGAGCACCATTCGCGAGCGCAACAAGGAATTGATCCTGCGCGCGGCCAGCGAGGAATTCGCCGACAAGGGCTTCGCAGCCACCAAAACCAGCGATATTGCCGCCAAGGCTGGCCTGCCCAAACCCAACGTCTACTACTACTTCAAGTCCAAAGACAACCTGTACCGCGAGGTGCTGGAAAGCATCATCGCGCCGATCATGCAGGCCTCCACCCCGTTCAACGCCGATGGCGATCCTCGCGAGGTGCTGAGCGCATACATTCGCTCCAAGATCCGCATCTCCCGCGACCTGCCCCATGCGTCGAAGGTGTTCGCCAGCGAAATCATGCACGGCGCCCCGCATTTGTCGCCCAGCCAGGTCGAACAGCTCAACGAGCAGGCGCGGCACAACATCGAGTGCATCCAGCACTGGATAGACCGCGGCCAGATCGCCCACGTCGATGCGCATCACCTGATGTTCAGCATCTGGGCGGCAACCCAGACGTACGCTGATTTCGACTGGCAGATCTCGGCAGTGACCGGCAAGGCCAAGCTGGCCGACAGCGACTACGACGCGGCGGCCGAAACCATCATCCGCATGGTGCTCAAAGGCTGCGAACCCGAGCCGGCCTGAGCAGTACCGCCTTGCCGTTTGCCCTGCCCCGTCCCAGGTCCTCTGGGGGCTGGGGCATCGAGCAACGGCAGTTGATGCGGGTCAGGCCACCGCGCCCGCATCGGCGCGCAGCCCCAGCGCCTCGATGGCACTGATCGCACACTGCTCGTCGATATCCGATGTGTCCCCGCTGATCCCCACCGCCCCCAGCACCCGCCCATCCTGATCACGCACCAGCACACCGCCTGGCGCCGGCACGACCGCCCGTTCGCCCAACCCGTTGAGCGCGGCGAAGAAGGCCGGCCGTTGCTGCGCATCCAGCGCCAGCAGACGCGAGCCCTTGCCCAGTGCTATCGCACCCCAGGCTTTGCCCGTGGCGACCTCGGGTCGGATCAGGCTCGCCCCGTCTTCACGCTGCAAGGCAAGCAAGTGCCCACCGGCATCGAGCACCGCCACCGTCAGCGGCGCCGCCTGGATGGTACGCCCGGCAGCCAATGCGGCGTTTACCAGGCTCAGCGCCAGGTTCAGGTTCAAAGCATTCATGGGAAGGTCCTCTTTTTATTGTGAGAAGCCCTGAGGGCAGTTGAAAACCGATACCGCAATAGAACACAACCGAAAATATTTTTGTATACAATATTTAGATTCAATCGTATTCGATAGCGCAAGCACCCTATTTCACGGCCGCATCGACTTGCCCGATCAAAACCCATTGACCGGATCACCTGAGCATGAATACACTGAATCGCAACGCAGGTTGTATACAATTACAAAATCGATGAGGCACAAATCATGAGCAAAATGAGAGCAATCGATGCAGCCGTACTGGTCATGCGCCGTGAAGGCGTGGTGACTGCGTTCGGCATCCCAGGGGCTGCCATCAACCCGTTGTATTCAGCCCTGAAGAAAGTGGGTGGCATCGATCACGTCCTCGCTCGCCACGTCGAAGGCGCCTCGCACATGGCAGAGGGCTACACCCGTGCCAACCCCGGCAACATCGGTGTGTGCATCGGCACCTCCGGCCCGGCGGGCACGGACATGGTCACCGGCCTTTACAGCGCCAGTGCCGACTCCATTCCGATCCTGTGCATCACTGGCCAGGCGCCACGCTCCCGCCTGCATAAGGAGGACTTCCAGGCCGTGGACATCACCAGCATTGTCAAGCCCGTCACCAAGTGGGCAACCACCGTGCTGGAGCCTGGCCAGGTGCCGTATGCGTTCCAGAAAGCGTTCTTCGAAATGCGCAGCGGCCGGCCCGGCCCGGTACTGATCGACCTGCCATTCGACGTGCAGATGGCTGAAATCGAGTTCGACATCGACGCCTATGAACCGCTGCCCGTGCACAAGCCTTCCGCCACGCGCGTCCAGGCGGAAAAGGCCCTTGCCATGCTCAACGAGGCCGAACGGCCCTTGCTGGTGGCAGGCGGCGGCATCATCAACGCCGACGCCAGCGACAAACTGGTCGAATTCGCCGAATTGACCGGTGTGCCAGTGATCCCGACGCTCATGGGCTGGGGCACCATCCCGGATGACCACCCGCTGATGGTCGGGATGGTCGGCCTGCAAACCTCCCACCGCTATGGCAACGCCACCCTGCTCAAGTCCGACCTGGTACTGGGCATCGGCAACCGCTGGGCCAACCGCCACACCGGTTCCGTGGACGTGTACACCGAAGGCCGTAAATTCGTGCATGTGGATATCGAGCCGACCCAAATCGGTCGCGTGTTCACCCCAGACCTGGGGATCGTTTCCGATGCCGGCAAGGCCCTGGAGGTGTTCCTGGAAGTCGCCAGGGAATGGCAGGCCGCTGGCAAACTCAAGTGCCGCCAGGCCTGGCTTGAAGACTGCCAGCAGCGCAAGGCCAGCCTGCAGCGCAAGACCCATTTCGACAACGTGCCGGTCAAGCCCCAGCGCGTGTACCAAGAGATGAACCAGGTGTTCGGCAAGGACACCTGCTATGTCAGCACCATTGGTCTGTCGCAGATCGCCGGTGCGCAGTTCCTGCACGTGTACAAGCCACGGCACTGGATCAACTGCGGCCAGGCCGGCCCACTGGGCTGGACCATCCCTGCGGCACTGGGTGTTGTCAAGGCCGACCCCACGCGCCAGGTCGTGGCCTTGTCGGGCGACTACGACTTCCAGTTCATGATCGAAGAACTGGCCGTCGGGGCGCAGTTCAACCTGCCCTACGTCCACGTGCTGGTGAACAACGCCTATCTGGGGCTGATTCGCCAGGCCCAGCGTGGTTTCGACATGGACTACTGTGTACAACTGGCGTTCGAGAACATCAACGCCACCGACGCTGCCAGCTATGGCGTCGATCACGTCGCCGTGGTCGAAGGCCTGGGCTGCAAGGCCCTGCGGGTATTCGAGCCGGCCGACATCGCCCCTGCCCTGCTAAAAGCACGGCAAATGGCCGAGCAGTTCCGCGTGCCGGTCGTGGTCGAGATCATTCTTGAACGGGTTACCAACATTTCCATGGGCACCGAGATCAACGCGGTCAACGAGTTCGAAGACCTCGCCCTGGTCGGCAACGATGCGCCGACCGCCATCTCGCTGCTGGACTGATCGCCTGACGCCCCGGCTGGCCCGGGGCTCTCAACGCAAGGAGACAACCATGCCTCGCTTCGCTGCCAACCTGTCCATGCTGTTCACCGAGCAGGACTTCCTGGCCCGCTTCAAGGCCGCCGCCGACGCCGGTTTCAGTGGTGTCGAATACCTGTTCCCCTACGATTTCAGCGCTGCCGAAATCCAGGCGCAGCTCAAGGCTCACAGCCTGACCCAGGTGCTGTTCAATCTTCCCGCGGGGGATTGGTCCAAGGGTGAGCGTGGCATCACCTGCCACCCCGATCGCGTCGAAGAATTCCGTGCAGGTGTCGACAAGGCCATCGAGTACGCCAAGGTGCTGGGCAACACCCAGGTCAACGCCCTGGCTGGGATTCGCCCAGACGGCCCGGACTGCGCCACCGTGCGCAAGACCTTCGTGGAAAACCTGCGCTATGCCGCCGACAAGCTCCAGGCCGCCGGTATTCGCCTGGTCATGGAAATGATCAACACCCGCGACATTCCGGGCTTCTACCTCAACACCACCGAGCAGGCATTGGCCATTCAGGCCGAAGTGGGCAGCGACAACCTGTTCCTGCAATACGACATCTACCACATGCAGATCATGGAAGGTGACCTGGCGCGCACCATGGAAACCAATCTGCAGTCGATCAACCACATCCAGCTGGCCGACAACCCGGGCCGTCACGAGCCGGGTACTGGCGAGATCAACTACCGCTTCCTGTTCGAGCACCTGGACCGCATCGGCTACCAGGGCTGGGTGGGCGCGGAATACAAGCCCAAGACCACCACCGAAGCGGGCTTGGGCTGGCTGAAAACGCACAACGCGATCTGAATCCCACCGGGAACGCGAACAACGATAAAAGAGGTAATTTCTGATGGCTAAAATCGGTTTCATCGGCACCGGCATCATGGGCAAGCCCATGGCCCAGAACCTGCAAAAAGCAGGGCACAGCCTGTTCGTCTCCACCCACCACGATGCAGCTCCAGCCGACCTGATCGCCGACGGCGCCGTGGCCCTGGCCAACCCCAAGGAGGTGGCCCAGGAAGCCGAGTTCATCATCGTCATGGTCCCGGACACCCCACAGGTCGACAGCGTACTGTTCGGGGACAACGGCGTTGCCCAGGGCGTGGGCCCGAACAAGGTGGTGATCGACATGAGTTCGATTTCCCCTACTGCCACCAAAGCCTTTGCCGAGAAGATCAACGCCACCGGCGCTACCTACCTTGATGCCCCGGTGTCCGGGGGTGAAGTGGGCGCCAAGGCCGCGACCCTGAGCATCATGGTCGGCGGCTGCCCAAAAGCCTTCGAGCGCGCCCTGCCGCTGTTCCAGAGCATGGGCAAGAACATCACCCTGGTAGGCGGCAATGGTGACGGTCAGACCGCGAAGGTGGCCAACCAGATCATCGTCGCCCTGAACATCCAGGCCGTCAGCGAGGCGTTGCTGTTTGCCGCGAAGAACGGCGCCGACCCGGCCAAGGTGCGCGAGGCACTGATGGGCGGCTTCGCATCGTCGAAAATTCTGGAAGTGCACGCCGAGCGCATGATCAAAGGCACCTTCGACCCAGGCTTCCGCATCAACCTGCACCAGAAGGACCTTAACCTGGCCCTGCAAGGCGCCAAGGAACTGGGCATCAACCTGCCTAACACTTCCAATGCCCAGCAAGTGTTCAACACCTGCCAGGCCCTGGGTGGCGGCAACTGGGACCACTCGGCGCTGATCAAGGGCCTGGAGCACATGGCCAATTTCTCGATCCGCGACGACCGCTGATCCGAGCGCAGGGCCTGCCTTGCAGCCCTGCTGCCGGTAACCCGGCACACCTGTTACGCCCCTTGGCTGAGCACAGCCAGGGGTGAACCCGAGCAACACCGCCCCTGGTTCGGCCTGCACGGAGGCTGTTCCAGGGGCGTTCTCGATTGTGCAGAACAACAATAAAGGGAGCCTGCCATGTCGGTCGATCCACACAAACTGCTGCGTGAGCTGTTCGACACAGCCATCGCCGCGGCCCATCCCAGCCACGTGCTCGAACCCTACCTGCCCGCCGACCGCAGCGGTCGGGTGATCGTCATCGGCGCAGGCAAGGCGGCCGCCGCCATGGCCGAGGTGGTTGAGAAGCACTGGCAAGGCGAGGTCAGCGGCCTGGTCGTGACCCGCTACGGCCATGGTGCCAACTGCCAACACATCGAAGTGGTCGAAGCCGCCCACCCGGTGCCTGATGCGGCCGGCCTGGCGGTTGCCAGGCGCGTGCTGGAACTGGTCGGCAACCTCAGCGAGCAGGATCGGGTGATATTCCTGCTGTCCGGCGGCGGCTCTGCCTTGCTGGCGCTGCCCGCCGCCAACCTGACCCTGGCGGACAAACAGCACATCAACAAGGCCCTGCTCAAATCCGGCGCCACCATCGGCGAGATGAACTGCGTGCGTAAGCACCTCTCGGCGATCAAGGGTGGGCGCCTGGCCAAGGCCTGCTGGCCGGCCACGGTCTACACCTACGCGATCTCGGACGTGCCGGGCGATCTGGCCACGGTCATCGCTTCAGGCCCCACCGTGGCCGACCCGAGCACCTCGGCCGAGGCACTGGCGATCCTCAAGCGCTACGCCATTGACGCTCCACAGGCCGTCATCGACTGGCTCAACGACCCGGCCTCGGAAACCCTCAAGGCTGGCGACCCAGCCCTGGCCCGCAGCCATTTCCAGCTGATCGCCAAGCCTCAACAGTCGCTCGAAGCTGCGGCGGTCAAGGCGCGCCAGGCAGGTTTCAGCCCGTTGATATTGGGCGACCTGGAAGGTGAGTCACGGGAAGTGGCCAAGGTGCATGCAGGCATTGCCCGACAGATCGTTCAGCATGGCCAGCCGCTCAAGGCCCCTTGCGTGATTCTGTCCGGCGGCGAGACCACTGTCACCGTGCGCGGTAATGGCCGCGGCGGGCGCAATGCGGAATTTCTGCTCAGCCTCACCGAAAGTCTCAAGGGCCTGCCGGGCGTCTACGCACTGGCAGGCGACACCGAC is part of the Pseudomonas parafulva genome and harbors:
- a CDS encoding outer membrane protein OmpK; the protein is MRTINSLILAGGLLACGTTFAGDLLQWQSNSLTYLWGKNFKVNPSTQQTLTFEHADGWKYGDNFLFVDKIFYQGQKDAGNGPNTYYGEISPRLSFNKIFDQKLSFGPVKDVLLAMTYEFGEGDTEAYLIGPGFDLDIPGFDYFQLNFYQRTTDGSRPGDNVWQITPVWAYTIPVGSSDVLIDGFMDWVVDNDENRRGTYHANLHFNPQIKYDLGKAMHLGEKQLYVGVEYDYWKNKYGIKDSGAFTTDQNTMSFLVKVLF
- a CDS encoding TetR/AcrR family transcriptional regulator gives rise to the protein MSTIRERNKELILRAASEEFADKGFAATKTSDIAAKAGLPKPNVYYYFKSKDNLYREVLESIIAPIMQASTPFNADGDPREVLSAYIRSKIRISRDLPHASKVFASEIMHGAPHLSPSQVEQLNEQARHNIECIQHWIDRGQIAHVDAHHLMFSIWAATQTYADFDWQISAVTGKAKLADSDYDAAAETIIRMVLKGCEPEPA
- a CDS encoding outer membrane protein OmpK; its protein translation is MNHIPTALLLGTSLLASVPSQAGQWLQWHGESLTYLYGKDFKINPGIQQTLTFEHANKWKYGDTFLFVDKIFYNGKADPGKGVTTYYGEFSPRFSLGKILDRKLAFGPVKDVLLAMTYERGEGDNQAYLIGPGFDLDVPGFNYFVLNFYVRNTEGSRPGDNVWQITPAWSYTVPLGKSDILIDGYMDWVTDNDQNRRGTYHANLHFNPQVKYDLGKALSLGNKQLYVGLEYSYWKDKYGIDSRGALDSNQSVASALIKVHF
- a CDS encoding DUF808 domain-containing protein is translated as MAGSSFFALLDDIAALLDDISLMTKVAAKKSASVLSDDLAVNAEQVTGMKADRELPVVWAVFKGSLKNKAILVPCALILSAVLPAAVKWLLMAGGLYLCYEGFEAIKDKFSRSEHGAKAQGKKALPKTPEELAAYEQRKIKGAIKTDFILSAEIIVITLNVVAEAALYQQILTLVLIALVMTMGVYGLVAGIVRLDDAGFALAKSKAQGMWGRAVRKLGEVLVSAAPFLMKALSWIGTVAMFLVGGTFIAEGIAPLEHVIEGWVAHSGSWEAVAKHVVFGVVGAVAGGLTALVVGGFSWVRARATG
- a CDS encoding GlcG/HbpS family heme-binding protein, yielding MNALNLNLALSLVNAALAAGRTIQAAPLTVAVLDAGGHLLALQREDGASLIRPEVATGKAWGAIALGKGSRLLALDAQQRPAFFAALNGLGERAVVPAPGGVLVRDQDGRVLGAVGISGDTSDIDEQCAISAIEALGLRADAGAVA
- a CDS encoding nucleobase:cation symporter-2 family protein, which codes for MSESSKASIPVAPPRQPLPLFQLFLVGLQHVLLMYGGAIAVPLIIGQAAGLSREEVAFLINADLLVAGVATLVQSLGIGPVGIRMPVMMGASFAAVGSMVAMAGMPGVGLQGIFGATIAAGFFGMLVAPFMSKVVRFFPPLVTGTVITSIGLSLFPVAVNWAGGGQQATTFGSPIYLLVAGLVLAVILLINRFMRGFWVNVSVLVGMGLGYLLAGSIGMVDLSGLGATPWLQVVTPLHFGMPTFSLAPILSMCLVVVIIFVESTGMFLALGKVTDREVTPGMLRRGLLCDAGASFIAGFFNTFTHSSFAQNIGLVQMTGVRCRFVTVVAGGLLVVLSLLPKAAYLIASIPPAVLGGASIAMFGMVTATGIKILQEADIGDRRNQLLVAVSVGFGLIPVVRPEFFAQMPQWMEPITHSGIAMATVSALVLNVLFNILGGADRAAHNAPCHPH
- the poxB gene encoding ubiquinone-dependent pyruvate dehydrogenase; amino-acid sequence: MAKLNMAQQLASTLEQAGIKRIWGLTGDSLNGLTDALRSMDSIEWMHVRHEEVAAFAAGAEAAVTGELTVCAGSCGPGNLHLINGLFDCHRNRVPVLAIAAQIPSSEIGLNYFQETHPQELFKECSHFIELVSNPAQMPQVLHRAMRSAILNRGVAVVVIPGDVSLLEVEQKPAAWPSLQQPRILPTEVDLQRLTELLQDSHKVTLLCGSGCAGAHDQVVALADALGAPVVHALRGKEHVEWDNPFDVGMTGLIGFSSGYHAMLGCDTLVMLGTDFPYRQFFPNDAKIVQVDRDPQALGRRATLSLGIAADVGETLNALLPRLTRKTDRRFLDDALNAYSKARQGLDDLAVPSKGDRPIHPQYVTRLLSELASEDAIFTADVGSPTVWAARYLKMNGQRRLVGSFNHGSMANAMPQAMGAQAAFPGRQVISMSGDGGFSMLMGDFISLAQLKLPVKVVVFNNASLGFVAMEMKAAGYLDTGTDLHNPDFAAMSNAMGILGIRVERSEDLEQALRRALDHDGPVLVDVVTATQELVMPPAIKLEQAKGFSLYMLKAVMSGRGDEVLDLAKTNLLR